The Corynebacterium glaucum genome includes a region encoding these proteins:
- a CDS encoding TetR/AcrR family transcriptional regulator, translating to MGRPRMFDEKSVLDAAAGEFRVHGFTDTSTEQLCEAAGVRRSTLYNTFTSKDELFVRALQHYLETTSAAQREVLGDESLNGIERLYAYFDLMIGEEVCAAEDGHAAGCMAIGTRMTPDIARRDDRIKRLLDKGLSNQLSALSLAVRQGQADGSISKNVAPENAAQLIASLVAGLRVMAQAGRSPDELRSMTSLGLTALLP from the coding sequence ATGGGCCGACCAAGGATGTTTGACGAGAAATCTGTACTTGACGCTGCGGCGGGCGAGTTCCGTGTTCACGGTTTTACAGACACCTCAACGGAGCAGCTCTGTGAAGCAGCGGGCGTTCGACGGAGCACGTTGTACAACACTTTTACTTCGAAGGACGAGTTGTTTGTACGAGCACTGCAGCACTACCTGGAAACTACGTCGGCAGCCCAGAGAGAGGTACTGGGTGACGAATCGCTCAATGGCATCGAGCGCTTGTACGCCTACTTCGACCTCATGATTGGAGAAGAAGTGTGTGCAGCAGAAGATGGCCACGCTGCCGGATGCATGGCGATCGGCACTCGCATGACACCCGACATTGCGAGGCGAGACGATCGCATCAAACGTCTACTGGACAAAGGTTTAAGCAATCAGCTGTCCGCACTATCACTAGCGGTTCGTCAGGGTCAGGCCGATGGCTCAATCTCGAAGAATGTTGCCCCCGAGAACGCGGCACAGCTGATTGCGTCACTTGTCGCAGGGCTACGAGTGATGGCTCAAGCTGGGCGGTCTCCCGACGAGTTGCGTTCTATGACCTCGCTTGGGCTGACTGCTCTCCTGCCATAG
- a CDS encoding heavy metal translocating P-type ATPase: MHDHDTREVQTHAHHQDHDDNQHHDHEHHEEHGGHGGHSGHGGHHGHGGHGGHGDHVAQFRRLFWIMLVLSIPVVGFNAMFADLIGYSLPDASWVPWVSPLLGTVIYFWGGWPFLTGAVDEIRQRQPGMMLLIGLAITVAFVASWLSSLGVLPHTLDFWWELAMLVVIMLLGHWIEMRSLAQTTSALDSLAALLPDEAEKVDGDEVVKVAPAELEVGDVVIVRPGSSIPADGVIVEGSAAMDESMVTGESKTVRRETGEHVVAGTIATDSGLRVEVTATGDDTALAGIQKLVSDAQASSSRAQRLADTAAGWLFWFTIGAAVITAVVWSFLGRPDEAVERTITVMVIACPHALGLAIPLVVSIATERAARAGVLIKDRLALESMRNVDAVLFDKTGTLTQGEPTVTALEPVEGYSDNELLALAAAAESDSEHPLARAIVSAAEEQQLEVPRASDFSSSPAVGVRATVDGTVIEVGGPYLLEERSADELKVASTWREEGAIILHVLADGHVIGALRLADKIREASFDAVKALHAAGIEVVMITGDAEAVAESVAAELGIDRVYAGVRPEDKAAKVEELLREGRTVAMVGDGVNDAPSLAQADVGIAIGAGTDVAIGSAGVILASSDPRSVLSVIDLSRETYKKMQQNLWWAAGYNLAAVPLAAGVLAPIGFVMPMSVGAILMSASTVIVALNAQLLRRLDLNPEASTAQLLENA, from the coding sequence ATGCATGACCACGACACGCGCGAAGTACAAACGCACGCGCACCACCAAGATCACGACGACAATCAACACCACGATCACGAGCACCATGAGGAGCATGGCGGTCACGGTGGCCACAGCGGCCACGGCGGCCATCACGGCCACGGTGGACATGGCGGCCACGGGGACCACGTCGCCCAGTTCCGCCGCCTGTTCTGGATCATGCTGGTGCTCTCCATCCCAGTCGTCGGCTTCAACGCAATGTTCGCCGACCTGATTGGCTACTCCCTCCCTGACGCTTCCTGGGTGCCGTGGGTCTCGCCTCTGCTCGGTACGGTGATCTACTTCTGGGGTGGCTGGCCGTTCCTCACCGGCGCGGTGGATGAGATCCGCCAGCGCCAACCCGGCATGATGCTGCTCATCGGGCTCGCCATCACCGTCGCCTTCGTGGCGTCGTGGCTGTCCAGCCTCGGGGTGCTGCCGCACACCTTGGACTTCTGGTGGGAACTCGCCATGCTTGTGGTGATCATGCTGCTGGGGCACTGGATCGAGATGCGCTCGCTCGCGCAGACCACCTCAGCGCTCGACTCGCTCGCGGCGCTACTCCCGGACGAGGCGGAAAAGGTCGACGGCGACGAGGTGGTCAAGGTCGCCCCGGCAGAACTTGAGGTCGGCGACGTGGTCATCGTCCGCCCCGGTTCCTCGATCCCAGCAGACGGCGTGATTGTCGAAGGCAGCGCTGCAATGGATGAGTCCATGGTCACCGGCGAGTCGAAAACCGTGCGCCGCGAAACGGGTGAGCACGTTGTGGCTGGCACGATCGCGACCGATTCGGGCTTGCGCGTTGAGGTGACCGCCACCGGCGACGACACCGCGCTCGCCGGGATCCAAAAGTTAGTCTCGGATGCGCAGGCGTCGTCGTCACGCGCCCAGCGCCTCGCTGATACCGCTGCTGGCTGGCTGTTCTGGTTCACCATCGGCGCTGCCGTGATCACTGCGGTGGTCTGGAGCTTCCTCGGCCGGCCCGATGAGGCAGTCGAGCGCACCATCACCGTGATGGTCATCGCTTGCCCGCACGCACTCGGCCTTGCCATCCCGCTGGTTGTCTCGATTGCGACGGAGCGTGCCGCCCGCGCCGGCGTGCTGATCAAGGACCGCCTCGCGCTCGAATCGATGCGAAACGTCGACGCGGTGCTCTTTGACAAGACCGGCACCCTGACGCAGGGCGAACCCACCGTCACCGCGCTTGAACCCGTCGAGGGTTACAGCGACAACGAACTGCTCGCCCTCGCCGCCGCGGCTGAGTCCGACAGTGAGCACCCGCTGGCCCGCGCGATCGTCAGCGCCGCCGAAGAACAGCAGCTTGAGGTTCCCCGCGCCAGCGACTTCTCCTCCTCCCCAGCAGTCGGCGTGCGCGCCACGGTCGACGGCACCGTCATCGAGGTCGGCGGCCCGTACCTCCTCGAGGAGCGCAGCGCCGACGAACTCAAGGTCGCCAGCACCTGGCGGGAGGAGGGGGCAATCATCTTGCATGTGCTTGCCGACGGCCACGTTATCGGCGCCCTGCGCCTCGCCGACAAGATCCGGGAAGCGTCCTTCGACGCGGTCAAGGCGCTCCACGCAGCCGGCATCGAGGTCGTGATGATCACCGGCGATGCCGAAGCTGTCGCCGAGAGCGTCGCGGCAGAACTCGGCATCGACCGCGTCTACGCGGGAGTGCGCCCCGAGGACAAGGCCGCGAAGGTCGAGGAGCTGCTGCGAGAGGGTCGCACAGTGGCCATGGTCGGCGACGGTGTCAACGATGCCCCCTCCCTGGCGCAAGCCGACGTCGGCATCGCCATCGGCGCGGGCACCGATGTGGCAATCGGCTCCGCAGGCGTCATTCTGGCGTCCTCGGATCCGCGCTCGGTACTGTCCGTCATCGACTTGTCCCGCGAAACCTACAAGAAGATGCAACAGAACTTGTGGTGGGCAGCGGGATACAACCTCGCGGCTGTGCCGCTCGCAGCTGGTGTGCTCGCACCCATCGGCTTTGTGATGCCGATGAGCGTGGGAGCAATCCTCATGTCCGCATCCACGGTGATTGTGGCGCTGAACGCCCAGTTGCTGCGCCGCCTCGATCTCAACCCCGAAGCCAGCACCGCCCAGCTTCTCGAGAATGCATAG
- a CDS encoding cation transporter — MSTERIRRAVLIVALLNLAYFFVEFAAAIAIGSASLFADSADFLEDTAINLLVFFAVAWPAQRRRKVGAFLAVLILIPAVAAIATVIYKLLNPVPPSPEGLTGVALGALVVNLACAVILLRVREEGSSLTTGAWLAARNDALANLLIIAAGLLTFVWATAWFDIIVGAIIAAVNLSASKEVWEESREEHDSVEEAFAEMDCD, encoded by the coding sequence GTGTCTACTGAACGTATCCGCCGCGCCGTGCTCATCGTCGCGCTGCTGAACCTGGCCTACTTTTTCGTCGAATTCGCCGCCGCGATCGCAATCGGTTCTGCGTCGCTGTTCGCCGACTCCGCCGACTTCCTCGAAGACACCGCGATTAACCTCCTCGTGTTCTTCGCGGTCGCGTGGCCGGCGCAGCGCCGCCGGAAGGTGGGTGCCTTCCTCGCCGTCCTCATCCTCATCCCGGCCGTCGCCGCGATCGCCACCGTCATCTACAAGTTGCTCAATCCGGTCCCTCCATCGCCGGAAGGGCTCACCGGCGTGGCACTCGGCGCGCTCGTAGTCAACCTCGCGTGCGCAGTCATCTTGCTGCGGGTTCGGGAAGAGGGCTCAAGCTTGACGACGGGCGCCTGGCTCGCCGCCCGCAACGATGCTCTCGCCAACCTGCTCATCATCGCCGCCGGACTTCTCACGTTCGTCTGGGCGACCGCCTGGTTCGACATCATCGTCGGCGCGATCATCGCCGCGGTCAACCTGTCTGCATCGAAGGAAGTGTGGGAGGAATCCCGCGAGGAGCACGACTCGGTGGAAGAAGCGTTCGCGGAGATGGACTGCGACTAA
- a CDS encoding MFS transporter: protein MKKHLYLLMTMIMVVSMSELQVAGMMPSIATDLDTSVSRVGLLVSMYSLGMALGGPAVAYMLRHIRPKLALLSVVGLYAVLEALVPLIHEYWWVAILRILTGCLSGATFGLSVTFGAQLAESPTKIGEAISIVLGGIMVGTVFGLPLSHYVAGALSWQTSFYLLALIALCLFVASLFALPSRDPASQEASEQDLRNLRSLRLWSRYLVSLLTIGAAYGSFTYFTPLLERNSGLSPNTTTVVLLTYGLFSFIGNLVVGKFADSHAVTVLRIGHAVLIISLSIIAMFAIIGWLTVTMVLLVGLAGVSMNPALVTRVAEVGGTGNLVSTVHTSVITMGVTLGTAVSALSMNSAGNDPAIAMWTGAAFAGLAAIVLATQTYPFKRSTAPFI, encoded by the coding sequence ATGAAAAAGCATTTATACCTGCTGATGACCATGATCATGGTCGTGTCAATGAGCGAGTTGCAGGTGGCCGGAATGATGCCGTCAATCGCAACGGATTTAGACACTTCGGTCAGCCGGGTGGGGCTCCTCGTTTCGATGTATTCACTCGGCATGGCGCTTGGAGGTCCTGCTGTTGCCTACATGCTGCGCCACATCCGACCTAAACTAGCTTTACTGTCTGTCGTCGGCTTGTATGCGGTTCTCGAGGCCCTAGTTCCGCTGATCCACGAGTACTGGTGGGTAGCCATTCTTCGAATCTTGACCGGTTGCTTGTCGGGGGCCACGTTTGGCCTATCAGTGACCTTCGGAGCTCAATTGGCGGAAAGTCCAACGAAAATCGGGGAAGCAATTTCAATTGTGCTGGGTGGAATCATGGTTGGCACCGTATTCGGACTGCCGCTGTCACACTACGTTGCTGGTGCACTCAGTTGGCAGACCAGCTTCTATCTGCTGGCACTTATAGCGCTCTGCTTGTTTGTTGCGAGTCTATTTGCGTTGCCTTCGCGGGATCCCGCATCGCAGGAAGCTAGCGAACAAGACCTACGCAACCTCCGTTCCCTCCGACTATGGTCCCGCTATCTGGTCAGCCTGCTGACCATCGGCGCCGCCTACGGTTCATTCACCTATTTCACGCCTCTCCTGGAACGGAATTCGGGACTAAGCCCGAACACCACGACCGTGGTCTTGCTGACGTATGGACTGTTTTCGTTCATCGGGAATCTTGTGGTGGGCAAGTTCGCCGACAGTCACGCAGTAACGGTGTTGCGCATAGGACACGCAGTCTTAATCATTTCGCTCAGCATCATCGCCATGTTCGCAATCATTGGTTGGCTCACGGTAACAATGGTGCTTCTAGTCGGACTCGCAGGTGTCTCGATGAACCCCGCTCTTGTCACACGCGTAGCCGAGGTTGGCGGGACCGGAAATCTGGTTAGCACTGTCCACACCTCTGTGATCACAATGGGCGTGACACTGGGAACGGCCGTCAGCGCGCTTTCCATGAATTCCGCCGGTAATGACCCTGCCATCGCTATGTGGACCGGGGCTGCGTTCGCCGGCCTTGCGGCGATCGTATTGGCAACGCAAACCTATCCCTTTAAGAGATCCACAGCGCCATTTATCTAA
- a CDS encoding thiamine pyrophosphate-dependent enzyme has protein sequence MIDDPARASRVVADAIHLANSGRRGPVVVGLPEDIIEEAYPGEIASPFALSRGAVSDDDIRVITEALSSADRPLIFEGGQGWSQDAADVWQRFAEAHQIPVLNDMRSSDKIHFDSPANAGWLGAARNEDTAQLLEDADVLLLVGAKLWDKPTDNYSLRQGLNRTNIVISTDADQLATSGAITHHVLADPSIAAQELGRIDLTNKPDTSEWFTRARALHEDFSSIPPADERFPELPEGTVDMYAVMEELTARLDESALVTYGAGNHCFWPQRFFPTRRFPSMLATRLGAMGYSIASAMAAKLADPQRTVVAFTGDGELMMNGQELVTAVRYNTPMLVVLVDNELYGTIRANQEKTSPGRVSGTQLVNPDSAEWARSMGAWAETVERNEEVPGTIERAFQKLDDGHVVLLHAKVDQDHATPEGSAEA, from the coding sequence GTGATCGATGACCCGGCGCGCGCTTCGCGCGTTGTCGCGGACGCAATCCACCTTGCGAACTCCGGTCGTCGCGGACCAGTCGTGGTTGGCCTGCCCGAGGACATCATCGAAGAGGCCTATCCCGGCGAAATCGCCTCGCCGTTCGCGCTCAGCCGCGGCGCAGTGTCAGACGACGATATCCGCGTCATCACCGAGGCGCTGTCAAGCGCCGATCGCCCACTCATCTTCGAGGGCGGCCAGGGCTGGTCGCAGGACGCCGCGGACGTCTGGCAGCGCTTCGCGGAAGCACACCAGATCCCGGTGCTCAACGACATGCGCTCGAGCGACAAGATTCACTTCGACTCCCCCGCCAACGCCGGCTGGCTCGGTGCCGCCCGCAATGAGGACACCGCGCAACTGCTTGAAGACGCCGACGTCCTGCTGCTCGTCGGTGCGAAGCTGTGGGACAAGCCCACCGACAACTACTCCCTGCGCCAGGGCCTTAACCGCACCAACATTGTGATCAGCACGGATGCGGACCAGCTAGCCACCAGCGGCGCGATCACCCACCACGTGCTCGCCGACCCGTCGATCGCCGCCCAAGAACTGGGCCGCATCGACCTGACCAACAAGCCCGATACCTCCGAATGGTTCACCCGCGCCCGCGCGCTGCACGAGGACTTCAGCTCCATCCCGCCCGCCGACGAGCGCTTCCCCGAGCTTCCCGAAGGCACCGTCGACATGTACGCGGTGATGGAAGAACTCACCGCTCGCCTCGACGAATCGGCGCTGGTCACCTACGGAGCCGGCAACCATTGCTTCTGGCCGCAGCGCTTCTTCCCCACCCGCAGATTTCCCTCCATGCTGGCCACCCGACTGGGTGCCATGGGCTATTCCATCGCCTCTGCCATGGCCGCGAAACTCGCGGACCCGCAACGCACCGTGGTCGCGTTCACTGGCGACGGCGAGCTCATGATGAACGGCCAGGAGCTCGTCACCGCCGTGCGCTACAACACTCCAATGCTGGTCGTGCTGGTGGACAATGAGCTGTACGGCACCATCCGCGCCAACCAGGAAAAGACCTCCCCGGGCCGCGTCTCAGGCACCCAGCTGGTCAACCCGGATTCTGCCGAGTGGGCCCGCTCCATGGGCGCGTGGGCCGAAACCGTCGAGCGCAACGAGGAGGTTCCCGGCACCATCGAGAGAGCTTTTCAAAAGCTTGACGACGGCCACGTCGTCCTCCTCCACGCCAAAGTCGACCAAGATCACGCCACCCCTGAAGGCAGCGCAGAGGCGTAA
- the sepX gene encoding divisome protein SepX/GlpR — MGSPSLIILLIVVVWVIVLAPLAFGNNKPIRRSGQGYEETRVLHEGGTMPMVERRRPKLTAADVHHYEASEDEDYELVEAVSDEEQVLIDDTSASMKTLISRTAGVSRKLAPNVIEADEVEEVKEAEAAEGAEGAEGTVESNEVEAPAAGGSTAYSVLQAQAEDSDEDEDEDEAQAEYELAESYLAPADFGYVSEEASAAAEDQAVVLEHGETDTEDNAADSDIEVAADADTSSVELEDADIAFAEARKGRGGYDPQRDALTRADRLKRRKITFISLLAASAITLIAALIVGGWMWVLPAITVGLTLWFMVALRRVVKQEQELRARRMRQLRRARLGVDTEDRPAIVERQRYRAGAVIMDLDDESPDFDHLPRYRQAEPEYGTIERERRVPVRVGGRYDDFGDDDSYDDYESYGDFGDRAS, encoded by the coding sequence ATGGGCAGCCCGAGCCTGATCATTCTGCTGATCGTCGTCGTGTGGGTGATTGTTCTCGCCCCGCTCGCGTTCGGAAACAACAAGCCGATCCGCCGCTCCGGCCAGGGCTACGAGGAGACCCGCGTGCTCCACGAAGGCGGCACCATGCCAATGGTCGAGCGTCGCCGCCCCAAGCTCACGGCTGCTGATGTGCACCACTACGAGGCTTCGGAGGACGAGGACTACGAGCTTGTCGAGGCAGTTTCGGATGAGGAGCAAGTGCTTATCGACGACACCTCCGCGAGCATGAAGACCCTCATCTCCAGGACTGCCGGCGTGAGCCGGAAGCTCGCTCCCAATGTGATCGAGGCTGATGAGGTCGAGGAGGTCAAGGAAGCCGAGGCGGCCGAGGGTGCCGAGGGTGCCGAGGGCACTGTTGAATCCAACGAGGTCGAGGCTCCGGCGGCAGGTGGCTCCACTGCCTACTCGGTGCTGCAGGCGCAGGCGGAAGACTCGGACGAAGACGAAGACGAAGACGAAGCGCAGGCGGAGTACGAGCTGGCTGAGTCCTACCTTGCACCCGCTGACTTCGGATACGTCTCAGAAGAGGCATCGGCCGCGGCTGAGGATCAGGCTGTCGTGCTCGAACATGGAGAGACTGACACCGAGGACAACGCGGCGGATTCGGACATCGAGGTGGCTGCGGATGCCGATACTTCGAGCGTCGAACTCGAGGACGCCGACATTGCATTCGCCGAAGCTCGCAAGGGCCGCGGCGGCTACGATCCGCAGCGTGATGCGCTCACCCGCGCTGACCGGCTCAAGCGCCGCAAGATCACGTTCATCTCGCTCCTGGCGGCATCCGCGATCACGCTTATAGCGGCGCTCATCGTCGGTGGTTGGATGTGGGTGCTGCCTGCGATCACTGTCGGTCTGACGCTGTGGTTCATGGTCGCGCTGCGCCGCGTAGTCAAGCAAGAGCAGGAACTGCGCGCCCGCCGGATGCGCCAGCTGCGCCGCGCCCGCCTGGGTGTGGACACCGAGGACCGTCCTGCCATCGTGGAGCGGCAGCGCTACCGTGCCGGTGCCGTCATCATGGACCTTGATGATGAGAGCCCGGACTTCGACCACCTGCCGCGCTACCGTCAGGCCGAGCCGGAGTACGGCACCATCGAGCGCGAGCGCCGCGTGCCTGTTCGAGTCGGCGGCCGTTACGACGATTTTGGCGATGACGACAGTTACGACGACTACGAGAGCTACGGCGATTTCGGCGACCGCGCCAGCTAG
- a CDS encoding helix-turn-helix domain-containing protein translates to MHAKEGQTYSLDSTPIANLMLGLLGSVAEFERAIIRERQAEGIAKAKARGAYKGRAKALSDEHLAQARKWVSKGIPKAEVARRLNVGRTTLYKYISPNGEA, encoded by the coding sequence ATTCATGCCAAGGAGGGGCAGACCTACTCGCTGGATTCGACGCCGATAGCCAACCTCATGCTCGGACTTCTCGGTAGCGTGGCGGAGTTCGAACGTGCCATCATTCGCGAGCGTCAGGCCGAAGGTATCGCCAAAGCCAAAGCTCGCGGTGCCTACAAGGGCCGGGCAAAAGCTCTCAGCGACGAACATCTAGCTCAGGCGCGCAAGTGGGTGAGCAAGGGGATACCGAAGGCAGAAGTCGCCCGACGGCTCAACGTAGGAAGAACCACCCTCTATAAATACATTTCTCCTAATGGAGAGGCTTGA
- a CDS encoding GNAT family N-acetyltransferase — protein MLDRFIAPFRAPTPGWPETTPAVRIRDGASVQLRPLASSDGEAWSHMRLHDESWLKPVEPTTHGTWWEAHSHASWRNNWLNLRRLAYDGTVVPMVIEVNREFAGQVTLGNIQHGAVGECWIGYWVFSPYMGRGVATAACALGTDHAIHRVGMHRVTATYLPYNPASGRVLRSCGYREEGFMRRNLHINGEWRDHHFVALNAEDYPTTAVERLAAAGRIR, from the coding sequence ATGCTCGACCGTTTCATCGCTCCTTTCCGCGCACCGACTCCAGGCTGGCCCGAAACCACGCCAGCGGTGCGCATTCGCGACGGTGCCAGCGTGCAGCTGCGGCCGCTGGCAAGCTCCGACGGCGAAGCCTGGAGCCACATGCGCCTGCATGATGAATCGTGGCTCAAACCCGTCGAGCCCACCACACACGGCACCTGGTGGGAGGCGCACTCCCACGCCTCCTGGCGCAACAACTGGCTGAACCTTCGGCGTCTGGCCTACGACGGCACAGTGGTGCCCATGGTCATCGAGGTGAACCGTGAGTTCGCCGGTCAGGTCACGTTGGGCAACATTCAGCACGGGGCCGTGGGGGAGTGCTGGATCGGCTACTGGGTGTTTTCGCCGTACATGGGCCGCGGCGTCGCAACTGCAGCCTGTGCTCTCGGCACCGACCACGCCATCCACCGCGTTGGCATGCACCGCGTCACCGCGACGTACCTGCCCTATAACCCAGCATCGGGCCGAGTGCTTCGATCCTGCGGATACCGGGAGGAAGGGTTCATGCGCCGCAACCTCCATATCAACGGTGAATGGCGTGACCACCACTTCGTCGCTCTTAATGCCGAGGATTACCCGACGACGGCGGTGGAGCGTCTCGCCGCCGCGGGCCGGATCCGCTAA
- a CDS encoding zf-HC2 domain-containing protein, with protein sequence MINHEDVQAALSARLDGELALLDDEVVDAHLAACAECSRFWERSLVLSKQLSMVDGERDMVPPDLSDVIMAEVRDPFLKMEQRRALTLAVGRVALAVMAVTWALWAVKLVATGGEPDPVLASFAAVRFGVALALGLCAWCPQQVVGVLLVVGTMFTFTAGFAVRDAVLHTGEFQPALVFIPLLTSVALVWTWVADRGGELRRAWAHLNADPK encoded by the coding sequence ATGATTAACCACGAGGACGTTCAGGCAGCCCTGTCTGCACGACTCGATGGGGAGCTAGCATTGCTTGACGACGAAGTGGTGGACGCCCACCTCGCCGCCTGCGCGGAATGTTCCCGGTTTTGGGAGCGCTCGCTGGTCCTGTCCAAGCAGCTGAGCATGGTCGATGGGGAGCGTGACATGGTGCCACCGGACCTGTCCGACGTGATCATGGCAGAGGTGCGCGACCCGTTCCTGAAAATGGAGCAGCGTCGTGCCTTGACGTTGGCGGTGGGCCGGGTGGCGCTTGCGGTAATGGCCGTGACCTGGGCGCTGTGGGCAGTCAAACTCGTGGCCACCGGCGGTGAACCGGATCCGGTGCTCGCTTCTTTCGCGGCGGTGCGGTTCGGCGTTGCGCTCGCACTCGGGTTGTGCGCGTGGTGCCCGCAACAGGTCGTTGGCGTGCTGTTGGTCGTGGGCACCATGTTCACGTTCACGGCGGGGTTCGCGGTGCGCGACGCGGTGCTGCATACGGGCGAGTTCCAGCCGGCGCTGGTCTTCATCCCGTTGCTCACATCGGTCGCGCTGGTATGGACGTGGGTTGCGGACCGCGGCGGTGAGCTGCGCCGCGCATGGGCGCACTTGAACGCCGACCCGAAGTAG
- a CDS encoding DoxX family protein gives MNRPAVRDFALLLLRLVLGVVFIARGYQRWFGTGMAQTARDFAAAGVPQPQISAYVVGTAELLGGVFLLIGLLTTIAASVLALMVLAAGYFVHFDHGLFVEDGGVEYPLVLAVSLFMVVVFGSGRASLDGVLTRND, from the coding sequence ATGAACCGGCCCGCTGTACGCGATTTTGCACTACTGCTTTTGCGCCTTGTGCTTGGCGTGGTGTTTATCGCGCGCGGGTACCAGCGCTGGTTTGGTACCGGTATGGCGCAGACCGCACGCGACTTTGCTGCCGCGGGAGTGCCGCAGCCGCAGATCAGTGCGTATGTGGTGGGCACGGCGGAGCTGCTCGGCGGGGTGTTCCTGCTCATCGGGTTGCTCACCACGATTGCGGCGTCGGTGTTGGCGCTGATGGTGCTGGCGGCGGGCTACTTCGTGCACTTCGACCACGGCCTCTTCGTCGAAGATGGCGGGGTGGAATACCCGCTGGTGCTCGCCGTGTCTCTGTTCATGGTTGTGGTGTTCGGCTCAGGCCGCGCCAGCTTAGACGGGGTGCTCACCCGCAATGATTAA
- a CDS encoding transcriptional regulator encodes MACLASVDSATYQTLKGHLDLSYPSLSKSISALEDAGMVNVSKGFAGKKATTDLSLTRKGRQSYASYLACLDRIVMGFSSHAE; translated from the coding sequence ATGGCGTGTCTGGCGTCGGTAGATTCTGCTACATATCAGACGCTAAAAGGACATCTAGACCTCAGCTATCCTTCCCTATCAAAAAGTATTAGCGCTCTCGAAGATGCGGGAATGGTTAACGTTTCAAAGGGATTTGCAGGAAAAAAGGCCACAACTGACCTCTCCCTGACTAGGAAAGGCCGCCAATCGTATGCCTCATATCTCGCATGCCTTGACCGTATAGTTATGGGCTTTTCCTCACACGCAGAATAG
- a CDS encoding metal-sensitive transcriptional regulator → MSSTSEHYGYISDKDRYLARLKRIEGQTRGLQRMIEEEKYCIDILTQISAVNSALENVAVALLQDHLKHCVTEAVNSGEGAELKIKEASEAIARMLKS, encoded by the coding sequence ATGTCATCTACGTCCGAACACTACGGCTACATCAGCGACAAGGACCGCTACCTCGCCCGGCTCAAGCGCATTGAGGGCCAAACCAGAGGTTTGCAGCGAATGATTGAGGAAGAGAAGTACTGCATCGACATCCTCACGCAGATCAGCGCGGTCAATTCCGCGCTGGAGAACGTCGCTGTGGCGCTACTGCAAGACCACCTCAAGCACTGCGTCACCGAGGCCGTGAACAGCGGCGAGGGTGCCGAGCTCAAAATAAAGGAAGCATCCGAGGCAATTGCCCGGATGCTGAAATCCTAG